The Desulfonatronum thiosulfatophilum sequence AACAATTTTAAATAGTTGATCTATTTTCAGGGCAGACTATTTAATGCGGTCAAATTCACTCCTCGCTGCGGCGAGATCATCATCACGGGCCGGCAGCAAGGCCCAGCAGTCACCATGAAGGTGCGAGACAACGGCATGGGCATGGACGGGCAAAGTCTGGCTACCCTCTTTTCCATCCAAAACAAAAATAGACAGTTTGGTACGGAAGGCGAAAAAGGCACCGGCTTGGGTCTGGTTCTGTGCAAGCAGTTTATCGAGCAGCACGGTGGTCAAATCTGGGTGGAAAGTGCGCTAGGGCGGGGCACGACTGTTTTTTTCACCCTGCCGTCGGCGTGAGGCATGGCTGTCAAAACAGGGTGCATATTTTTGCCTCCTTCCCACCTTTAGCCTTCTACAATCCTTTTATCCCCTCAAGCCTCATGGAGCCATTCCATGTCCAAGCAAAGATCCGAAAAGAACGAACCCAGTCCCTTGCTAGGCGTTGATCTTCAAAATATCTTCGACAATGCCCCCATCGGCATTTTTACGTCCACACCCGAGGGTCGTTATATCTCGGCATGCCCCGCGGCAGCCAAAATGCTTGGATACGATACGAAACAAGAGTTGATCGACTCTGTCAGTGATATCGCCACTCAAGTGTATGCCGATCCCTCAGACAGAGCGGAATTCTTGCGCCTGATGGAAGAGTGCGGCGAGGTTGTCAATCATGAATGCCGGTTCCGTCGTCGGGACGGGGCCGAGGTCTGGGTTTCCAGAAATGTCTGGACTGTGAAGGATCATGACGGGAGTATCGTTGCCTATCAGGGTTTCAATACAGATATAACCGAGCGCAAGCGGTCGGAGGCGCGCGAACTTCTGGTGAAAGACGTGCTGGCCGTTTTGAACCGGCCTGACAACATCAAGAGCATTTTCCTCGATATATTGCTGCTAATCAAACAGCAGGCGGGCATCGAGGCGGTCGGCATCCGGCTGAAAGAGGGCGAGGATTTCCC is a genomic window containing:
- a CDS encoding sensor histidine kinase is translated as MIYFQGRLFNAVKFTPRCGEIIITGRQQGPAVTMKVRDNGMGMDGQSLATLFSIQNKNRQFGTEGEKGTGLGLVLCKQFIEQHGGQIWVESALGRGTTVFFTLPSA